A region of Spiribacter roseus DNA encodes the following proteins:
- a CDS encoding YbhB/YbcL family Raf kinase inhibitor-like protein produces the protein MGFALSAMQARSNAFGPHQPIPVRYTGEGEDIAPALHWTGAPEGTQGFAVICHDPDAPLVNPGSYGFVHWVYYNIPHDVTSLEEGSEAYTHGVTDFGRQTYGGPMPPEGHGVHHYYFWVLALDQALQLEPGLTMRQFLEQVEPHVIGMSRLIGTYER, from the coding sequence ATGGGATTTGCCCTATCGGCCATGCAGGCGCGCAGTAACGCGTTCGGCCCCCATCAGCCCATTCCGGTGCGCTATACCGGCGAGGGTGAAGACATTGCACCGGCGCTTCACTGGACCGGCGCGCCCGAAGGCACGCAGGGTTTTGCGGTCATCTGCCACGATCCCGATGCACCGCTGGTCAATCCCGGAAGCTACGGCTTCGTCCACTGGGTCTACTACAACATCCCCCACGATGTGACCTCGCTCGAGGAAGGCAGCGAGGCCTACACCCACGGGGTGACCGACTTCGGGCGTCAGACCTATGGCGGGCCCATGCCCCCCGAAGGACACGGCGTGCATCACTACTACTTCTGGGTGCTGGCGCTTGATCAGGCCCTGCAGCTCGAGCCCGGGCTGACCATGCGCCAGTTCCTCGAACAGGTCGAGCCGCATGTGATCGGCATGAGCCGCCTGATCGGCACCTACGAGCGCTAG
- a CDS encoding SDR family NAD(P)-dependent oxidoreductase, with product MNQPLSAPADATLDPTRLSGQRILVTGAAGALGSALAEQLAAQGADTVLLDKSLNGLEALHDRIEAAGHGQPALYPLDLMGAGPDDYAELADRLAESLGGVDTVVHAAADFGSPSPLGLYDPQAWLKCLHVNINAAFLLTQALLGLLRDSQGRVIFISDAAGRSGQAAMGAYGVSKWAVEGLAATLAAEYSAAHPVISCSVDPGAIQSTLRRQLFTGETVDEVPTAETAARAVATLVDPTATPANGAMYRVSR from the coding sequence ATGAACCAGCCCCTGTCTGCCCCCGCCGATGCCACCCTCGATCCCACCCGCCTGTCCGGGCAGCGCATCCTCGTCACCGGCGCCGCGGGGGCGCTGGGCAGTGCGCTGGCCGAGCAGCTGGCCGCGCAGGGCGCCGATACGGTGCTGCTCGATAAATCACTGAACGGGCTGGAAGCGCTTCATGACCGCATCGAGGCGGCCGGCCATGGTCAGCCGGCGCTCTACCCGCTGGATCTGATGGGCGCCGGACCGGATGACTATGCCGAGCTGGCCGACCGTCTGGCCGAATCCCTGGGCGGAGTCGATACGGTGGTGCATGCGGCGGCGGATTTCGGGTCGCCCTCGCCACTGGGCCTCTACGACCCGCAGGCGTGGCTCAAATGCCTGCATGTCAACATCAACGCCGCTTTCCTGCTGACCCAGGCGCTCCTCGGTCTGCTGCGCGACAGTCAGGGCCGGGTGATCTTCATCTCCGATGCGGCCGGGCGCAGCGGTCAGGCGGCGATGGGGGCGTATGGGGTGAGTAAATGGGCGGTGGAGGGGCTGGCGGCCACGCTGGCGGCCGAGTATTCCGCGGCGCATCCGGTGATCAGCTGCAGCGTCGACCCCGGGGCCATCCAGTCCACGCTGCGGCGACAACTTTTTACCGGTGAGACGGTCGATGAAGTACCCACGGCCGAAACCGCTGCCCGGGCCGTGGCGACGCTTGTCGATCCGACGGCGACGCCGGCCAATGGCGCCATGTACCGGGTCTCGCGCTGA
- a CDS encoding squalene/phytoene synthase family protein, translated as MEPVEYCRRKVAPDGSSTYYALLFAPPAARDGLAALAAYRAEVLEIPREVSDPGVGAVKLNWWQEELERLAAGAPRHPVSQALLPALQTHQLEMDGLGEVIEASRMDLEYGRYPTLRELTLYCHRAGGAVADLAWRMTGSSGLEAAPFAHDLAMGLELTRMLRHLRRDVRAGRLYIPEDELTLSGLGSEDLLAADQADAVRSLLTHQGNRARQFLDSAITRLPYSARPAQAYGLVLAVLHRRLLDDMAADGYAVAERQVHLTPLRKLWLAWRTARRPHKVHPLPEYSST; from the coding sequence ATGGAACCGGTCGAATACTGCCGGCGCAAGGTCGCGCCGGACGGCTCAAGCACCTATTACGCCCTGCTGTTCGCACCGCCGGCGGCGCGCGACGGCCTGGCCGCCCTGGCCGCCTATCGCGCCGAGGTGCTCGAGATCCCCCGCGAGGTCAGCGACCCGGGGGTGGGCGCGGTCAAGCTCAACTGGTGGCAGGAGGAGCTCGAACGGCTCGCCGCGGGAGCGCCGCGGCATCCCGTCAGTCAGGCCCTGCTCCCCGCCCTCCAGACCCATCAGCTGGAGATGGACGGGCTCGGCGAGGTGATCGAGGCGAGCCGCATGGACCTCGAGTACGGGCGCTACCCGACGCTGCGCGAGCTCACGCTGTACTGCCATCGTGCCGGGGGCGCGGTGGCGGATCTGGCCTGGCGGATGACGGGCTCGAGTGGCCTCGAGGCGGCGCCGTTCGCCCACGACCTCGCCATGGGGCTTGAGCTCACGCGCATGCTGCGCCACCTGCGCCGGGACGTCCGCGCCGGTCGGCTGTACATTCCCGAAGACGAACTCACCCTGAGCGGGCTTGGCAGCGAGGATCTGCTGGCGGCCGATCAGGCGGATGCCGTGCGCAGCCTGCTGACCCATCAGGGCAACCGCGCGCGGCAGTTTCTGGACAGCGCCATCACCCGACTGCCCTATTCGGCGCGGCCGGCACAGGCCTACGGGCTGGTGCTGGCAGTGCTGCACCGGCGCCTGCTGGACGACATGGCCGCCGACGGCTATGCCGTGGCCGAGCGCCAGGTCCATCTGACGCCGCTGCGCAAGCTCTGGCTCGCCTGGCGGACCGCGCGGCGTCCGCACAAAGTCCATCCGCTTCCGGAGTACTCCTCAACATGA